A section of the Alphaproteobacteria bacterium genome encodes:
- the phaR gene encoding polyhydroxyalkanoate synthesis repressor PhaR has product MAEKVTEETGTTDKKGNSGAAFDAVVIKKYANRRLYNTASSSYVTLETLAEMVRQDVDFVVVDAKTGADITRSVLTQIIVEQEGKGQNLLPVSVLRQLISMYDNNMRWLLPGYLEMAMDTFQKNQEQMRGYMKNAFGGIFPVNQFEQVGQQNMAVFEQMMKMFMPGSGEAEEKTPPPEGPATTGAGGQDGPSVEERLAELQREIETLSKQKRD; this is encoded by the coding sequence ATGGCTGAAAAAGTGACCGAGGAGACCGGCACGACGGACAAAAAGGGCAATTCCGGCGCCGCTTTCGACGCGGTTGTGATCAAGAAATACGCCAACCGCCGCCTCTATAACACCGCCAGCAGCAGCTATGTCACGCTCGAGACCCTCGCCGAGATGGTCCGCCAGGACGTGGATTTCGTTGTGGTGGATGCCAAGACGGGCGCCGACATCACGCGCTCGGTCCTGACGCAGATCATCGTGGAGCAGGAAGGAAAAGGACAGAACCTTTTACCCGTCAGCGTGCTGCGCCAGCTCATTTCCATGTATGACAACAACATGCGCTGGCTGCTGCCGGGTTACCTGGAAATGGCCATGGATACGTTCCAGAAGAATCAGGAACAAATGCGCGGCTATATGAAGAATGCCTTCGGCGGTATTTTTCCGGTCAACCAGTTCGAGCAGGTAGGCCAGCAAAACATGGCCGTGTTCGAGCAGATGATGAAAATGTTCATGCCCGGATCGGGTGAGGCCGAGGAAAAAACTCCGCCCCCGGAAGGCCCGGCGACGACCGGCGCGGGCGGGCAGGACGGCCCTTCGGTCGAGGAACGTCTGGCCGAGTTGCAGCGCGAGATCGAGACTCTTTCAAAACAGAAGCGCGATTAG